The region CCCACGCGCTACGCGCGTCCCCCTCAAGGGGGCGACACCGGCGGACCGGGGGACCCGGCTCCGCGGTGTCTGCGATGGTGCTTGCAGCCGGCAACGCAGCGCGCGAGCGGCTCATTCGACCTTGATCTTGGCGTCGCGTATCAGCTTGCCCCACTTGGCATGCTCGCGCTGGATCACCTGCGCAAAGGCCTGCGCGGTGCCACCTAGCGGCTGGTTGCCTTCCGCCAGCAAGCGGTCCTGCACCTCCTGGCGCGCGACCACGGCATTGACCGCGGTATTCACCGCCGCCACCACGCTCGCCGGCAGGCCGGCCGGACCCACCAGGCCCAGCCAGGTCGTGGCCTCGAAGTCCGGGTAGCCCTGCTCGGCCACCGTGGGCACATCGGGCAGCCCCGGCAAACGCCGGGTGGACGTCACGCCCAGGCTGCGTATTTTTTTGGCCTGCAACTGCGGCATCACCGACGCCGCGCTGCCGAAGTAGGTGTCCACCTGCCCGCCCAGCAGGTCCGTCATGGCCGGCCCCGCGCCCTTGTACGGCACCTGCATCATGTCGATGCCGGCCGCCCGCACCAGCATTTCACCGGCAAGATGGCCGACCGTGCCCAGGCCCGCCTGGGCCACCGTGTACTTGCCCGGCTCGCGTTTGGCGGCCTGGACCAGATCCCCCAGACTCTTGAACGGCGATTCGTTACGCACCACTAAAACCACCGGCTGCGCGCACACTTCCACGATGGGCGTCAGATCCTTCAAGGGATCGAAGGGCATGCTGGCATACAGGGCCGGGTTGATCGCCATATTCGACGTCTGCGCCATGGCCAACGTGTATCCGTCAGGGCGCGCCTTGGCTACCAGGTCCAGCCCGATATTGCCCGCCGCGCCTGGCCGGTTGTCGACGATGACCTGCCATTTGTCCAGCACGGTCAGCTTCTCCGCGACCAGACGCGACACCGTATCGGTGCCGCCACCCGGCGGAAAAGGCACGACAAGCTTGATGGGGGATTTAGGCCAATCGGCGGACTGCGCCCGTGCCACCGTCGGGACGAGCGCGGCCGCTAGCGCGGCGTGTAGAAGCTGACGTCGATCCATGTGCATGTCTCCTGATTTTTATAGTGGGTACTGATTGATGCCAGGAGCCCTGTCGCCGCAAGGCTTCCCGGCGGTGGAACGATACTCGCCTATACGGGCAGGCCCTTGGCCCGCAATACCGCGTCGAAGCGTTCGGGGTCCGCGGTGCCGGTTCGATTGGTTTCGCGGATCTTCGCTTCTTTTTCCAGATGCGCGCGGGTGCGCGCCAGGATGTCGGCTGCTTCGTCAGCCCGGATGGCAACCACGCCATCGGCATCGGCGACGATCAGATCGCCCGGCAGCACCGCCAGCCCCGCGCAGCTGATCGGCACGTTGATCTCGCCCGGGCCGTCCTTGGTCGGGCCCCGATGCGTATGGCCCCGTGCCCAGATGGGCATGCCATCCTCGGCCCATTCGACCAGGTCCCGCACCGCGCCATCGATGACCAGGCCCGCGATCTTGCGCGCCACGCAGGTGGTGCGCATCAGGCCGCCAACCAAGGCCTGCGTCACATCGGCGCCGCCATCGATGACCAGTACGTCGCCGGGCTCCACCATCATCAAGGCCTTGTGGATCATCAGGTTGTCACCAGGCCGGACCCGCACGGTAAAGGCCGGTCCGCAGATCGTCGTATCCAATTTGGCGTGGTATTGCCGCAGACCCAAGGTGCCGGTGTTGCGGCTCATGGCGTCGCCGACGGCGGCCGCCGGCAAGCCCTGGAAACCTTGCACGATATCGGCCGCCGGGCCGGCCACGCGCGGATTGATGCGGTAGCCGGCAGGCCAGGAAGGTTGCGATGTAGCCGTCGTCATGATGCGCTCCTGTATTCCATGTGATCAGTACGGGTGATGGATGCTGGTAGTTCGTGTTTGTAAGGCGTTCTTGTAAGGCGTGCTTTTCAGATGCGTTTTTCAGGCGCGCCTGCGATTCATGCTCGTGACTCCTGCGCCAGCACCGCGGCGTTCACGCAGGCGGCCGGATCGGCGGGTTCGCCGCGCAACCAGCCCAGCACATTGCGCGCGGCGCCAGCCGCCATGCCCGCCAATGCAGCCGGCGTCGACCCACCGACGTGCGGCGTCAGGACGATATTGCGCAGTTGCGTCAGCGGACTGCCGGCCGGCAGCGGCTCGACGGCCATGGTGTCGAGCCCGGCCGCATAAAGATGGCCGCTCTGCAAAGACGCGATCAGCGCCGCCTCGTCGACCACCTCGCCGCGCGCGGTGTTCAGCAGGATGGCGCCCTTGGGCAGACGCGCCAGACGCGCGCCATCCAGCAGATTACGCGTATGCGCGTTCAAAGGCACGTGCAGGCTGAGCACATTGCAGTGCGGCAGCATCTCGTCCAGGGTGTCCCATACCTTGACCTCGGGCACCGGGCTGGCGCCTCCACGCAAGGCGGGGTCGTAGGCATGCACGCGCATGCCCAGGGCCTGGCACACCCGCGCCACTCTTTGGCCGATCTGGCCGAAGCCCACCAGGCCCAGCGCGCGTCCCTGCAGCTCAAGGCCATCCTGCGCGCGCGACCAGCGGCCGGCCCGCAGCTCGCCATCCATCCAGTTGATGCGGCGCGCCGCGGCGAACAGCAGGCCCAGGGTCATTTCCGCGACGGACTGCGCATTGGCGCCCGGTGTCATATAAACCGGAATGCCACGCTCGGTGCAGGCCGCCACATCGATATTGCTCACGCCGACACCGTGCTTGGACACGACCTTCAAGGTCGGGCAGGCGGCGATGGCCTGGGCATCCAGCGCCACGGTGCGGGAAATGACCGCATCCACGGGCTCGCTGGCCATGATGGCGCGCACGGCCTGGACGTCGTCGGCATCAGGCAGGTAGATCACGCGCGCGCCCGCGGCTTGCAGCAGGTCCACGCCGGCTTGCGCGAGCTTGGGGGCGGTGACGAAAACGGTATGGGTCATGAGTGCGAGTCTCGGGTGATGACATGAGGGGCGGCGCCGCCCTGCTCCAGTCCGGGCAGGCGGCGCTCGAAACCATAGAGCCGGGCGGCGTTGTCCCACAGGATGGCCTGGCGCAGCAGCGCGTTGGGCGCCACGGTGTCCAGCCAGCGCAGCAGCGCCGTGTCGTCTGGCATGGGTTCGCCGCGGCAGGCGGTGGCGGGATGCGGCCAGTTCGAGCCCCACACCATGCGGTCCGGGGCGATATCGACCAGATGGCGCGCCAGCACGGCCTGCGGGCGGTAGGCCGGCGCGTCCACGTCACCGTCCAGCTCCAGGCCGGACAGCTTGACCCATGCGCGGTCGCGTTCCAGCAACGTGGCCATGGTCTTCATGGCGGGATGCGTCTGCCAACCTTCGAGCGGCAGGCGTCCCATATGATCCAGCACCAGTGGCACGGGCAGGTCCAGCAGTGCCGGCTCCAGGGTGGCGATGGTGGCGGCGCTCGCATGCAGCTGAAGATGCCATCCCAATGCGGCGATGCGATGGGCGACCTGGGTCAGTGCTTGCGCCGACACCGGCGTGGGCCGCAGCAGATTGAAGCGCACGCCGCGCGCGCCGGCCTGATGCAGGCGATTCAACTCGGCCTCGTCGGTGTCCGCGGCAATCACCACGACCGCGCGGGCATCGACGCCTTCCTGGCCGAACTGGCGGACGGCATCCAGGGTGCAGCGGTTGTCCAGGCCGTAGCTGGACGGCTGCACCACCACGACACGCGCGATATTCAGCGCCGCGCGCAGCGGGCGATAGGTGGCCACCGTAGCGGGCGGTGGATGCAGATCCGCGTCCGCCGCGTAGGGATAAGCCGGATCATTGATATGGATATGGCAGTCGCTGACGGGCCAGCCATCGGCATCGGTAGGAGCAGACACGTTCGGCATCGCGGTGTTCAATCGTCCACCGAAACGTGGGCCTGCTGCGCGGCCGTGGCCCAGCGTTGCGCTTCGGCGCGCACATAGTCGGGGAACTGCGCGGCGGTCAGCGTCGACACGTCGGCGCCGACCTCCTGGAAACGCTGCCGCACGCCCGCATCCTGGCGCACCTTGTCCATGGCCTGGGCCAGCCTGGCCGTGACGTCGGCGGGCATGCCGGCGGGGCCGAACAGGCCGGTGTAGATGATGGCGGTCAGCTCGGGATGCCCCTGCTCCGCCATCGTGGGCACGTCAGGCAACAGCGGCGAGCGCTTGTCACCCAGCTGCGCGACCGCCTTGACGCGGCCGTCGCGCACCAGCGGCGCCGCCGTGGTGATCTGGTCGACCATGGCATCCAGCTGCTGCCCCATCAGGTCCGTCGCCGCGGGCCCGGTGCCTTTGTACGGCACGATGGTCGCCTTCAGTGCGCCCTTGTCATTGATCAGCGCGGCCACCAGGTGCGTGTACGAGCCATAGCCGGCGATGCCTACGGTGACACCTTGCTCGCGGCCGTGCGCGTACTGCTGGAAAGACTTGAAATCCGCCGCGGGGACCTTGGTCGCCACCGTCAGCACCGACGGGTTGGTAGTGATGGCGGCAATCGGCGTGAAGCTGGTGACGCCGTCGTAGGGCACGCGCTTGCTGACGGCGTTGGCCACCGCGTTGGGGCCGGAATTGCCCAGCAGCAAGGTGTAGCCGTCGGGCTTGGCGCGCGCCACATAGGTCGCGCCGATTACGCCGCCCGCGCCGGCGCGGTTCTCCACCACCACGGACTGGCCCAGCTGGCGGCCCAGCTCCGCGGAAATGATGCGGGCCGTCGTGTCGATGTTGCCACCGGGCGCGAAGGGCACGACGAGGGTGATGGGACGCGTCGGATAGCGCTCCTCCGCGTGGGCCACATTGGCCATATTGGTCAGGCACAGCGCGGCGGCGCAGGCCAGGGCACGCGCGGCCAGGGTGAAGGTCGGCAGGCGGCCCGCCAGGGCCTTGGGCGTTGAGGTCAAGATGTCGTCTCCAACTCGATGTCATTGTTCTGTGGCTGTCCCGTCATGGCGGTCTTGCGTGGCCGGGCCTCCCGGGCGATGGCGCACGCAACAGCATGGAAGCATTGTCGGCCTCGAAGATTGATCAGGTCCACTGTAAAATTTTGATCAATTGAATCCTTTTGGATATCAGAGACTCATGGATCTGCGTGACCTGAAGTATTTCGTCGCCCTCGCCCAAGCCGGCAATACGCGCCGGGCGGCCGATGCCGTCCATCGCTCCCAGCCCGCCTTGATCAAGGCCATCACGCGCCTGGAAGCGTCCGTGGGCGCTCGGCTGTTCGAGCGCGTGGGCCGCGGCCAGCGGCTGAGCGCGGCGGGCGCCGCCCTGCTGGCCCGGGCCACGCCGCTGCTCAATGCGGCCGACGCCGTCCGCGATGAAGTGGCGGCATTGGGGCAAGGCACGGCCGGCATCGTGCGGCTGGGCTGCGGGCCCCTGGGCGCGGAGTATCTGCTGCCCGCCATTTCGCAACTGCTGCTGCAGGAAGCGCCCGACGTGCAGCTCAAGCTGTTGATCAGGATGAATTACGAATCGCGCGTCGAACTGCGCGACGGCAACCTGGATCTGGTGCTGGGTTTCGTGCCGGACCTCGACGATGCCGAG is a window of Bordetella sp. N DNA encoding:
- a CDS encoding LysR family transcriptional regulator, whose amino-acid sequence is MDLRDLKYFVALAQAGNTRRAADAVHRSQPALIKAITRLEASVGARLFERVGRGQRLSAAGAALLARATPLLNAADAVRDEVAALGQGTAGIVRLGCGPLGAEYLLPAISQLLLQEAPDVQLKLLIRMNYESRVELRDGNLDLVLGFVPDLDDAEFVYDTLLEDIVVVAAGAGHPILRTRKGVTLEQLARYRWVLPNISVASRLWLDQVFQARGLAAPLAQIETNSVPLIPRVIADTHLLSFVSRRTIQASRGRLREIALPATTLVRNFGLTYPKDVSLSPAAEKLVGLLREHGQALFHKMD
- a CDS encoding amidohydrolase family protein, with translation MSAPTDADGWPVSDCHIHINDPAYPYAADADLHPPPATVATYRPLRAALNIARVVVVQPSSYGLDNRCTLDAVRQFGQEGVDARAVVVIAADTDEAELNRLHQAGARGVRFNLLRPTPVSAQALTQVAHRIAALGWHLQLHASAATIATLEPALLDLPVPLVLDHMGRLPLEGWQTHPAMKTMATLLERDRAWVKLSGLELDGDVDAPAYRPQAVLARHLVDIAPDRMVWGSNWPHPATACRGEPMPDDTALLRWLDTVAPNALLRQAILWDNAARLYGFERRLPGLEQGGAAPHVITRDSHS
- a CDS encoding Bug family tripartite tricarboxylate transporter substrate binding protein, encoding MDRRQLLHAALAAALVPTVARAQSADWPKSPIKLVVPFPPGGGTDTVSRLVAEKLTVLDKWQVIVDNRPGAAGNIGLDLVAKARPDGYTLAMAQTSNMAINPALYASMPFDPLKDLTPIVEVCAQPVVLVVRNESPFKSLGDLVQAAKREPGKYTVAQAGLGTVGHLAGEMLVRAAGIDMMQVPYKGAGPAMTDLLGGQVDTYFGSAASVMPQLQAKKIRSLGVTSTRRLPGLPDVPTVAEQGYPDFEATTWLGLVGPAGLPASVVAAVNTAVNAVVARQEVQDRLLAEGNQPLGGTAQAFAQVIQREHAKWGKLIRDAKIKVE
- a CDS encoding RraA family protein, with the protein product MTTATSQPSWPAGYRINPRVAGPAADIVQGFQGLPAAAVGDAMSRNTGTLGLRQYHAKLDTTICGPAFTVRVRPGDNLMIHKALMMVEPGDVLVIDGGADVTQALVGGLMRTTCVARKIAGLVIDGAVRDLVEWAEDGMPIWARGHTHRGPTKDGPGEINVPISCAGLAVLPGDLIVADADGVVAIRADEAADILARTRAHLEKEAKIRETNRTGTADPERFDAVLRAKGLPV
- a CDS encoding tripartite tricarboxylate transporter substrate binding protein; translation: MTSTPKALAGRLPTFTLAARALACAAALCLTNMANVAHAEERYPTRPITLVVPFAPGGNIDTTARIISAELGRQLGQSVVVENRAGAGGVIGATYVARAKPDGYTLLLGNSGPNAVANAVSKRVPYDGVTSFTPIAAITTNPSVLTVATKVPAADFKSFQQYAHGREQGVTVGIAGYGSYTHLVAALINDKGALKATIVPYKGTGPAATDLMGQQLDAMVDQITTAAPLVRDGRVKAVAQLGDKRSPLLPDVPTMAEQGHPELTAIIYTGLFGPAGMPADVTARLAQAMDKVRQDAGVRQRFQEVGADVSTLTAAQFPDYVRAEAQRWATAAQQAHVSVDD
- a CDS encoding hydroxyacid dehydrogenase; its protein translation is MTHTVFVTAPKLAQAGVDLLQAAGARVIYLPDADDVQAVRAIMASEPVDAVISRTVALDAQAIAACPTLKVVSKHGVGVSNIDVAACTERGIPVYMTPGANAQSVAEMTLGLLFAAARRINWMDGELRAGRWSRAQDGLELQGRALGLVGFGQIGQRVARVCQALGMRVHAYDPALRGGASPVPEVKVWDTLDEMLPHCNVLSLHVPLNAHTRNLLDGARLARLPKGAILLNTARGEVVDEAALIASLQSGHLYAAGLDTMAVEPLPAGSPLTQLRNIVLTPHVGGSTPAALAGMAAGAARNVLGWLRGEPADPAACVNAAVLAQESRA